GCCCTCCGAGTCGTTGCGTGCCCGAGCCTTCGGGCAGGCACGAAAGCTCGCACGGGCCACGTCGGGTTCAAAACCGGCGTCTTCCGCACGTTCTTCGCTGAGGCCGACGGCGGCGATTTCCAGCGCGGAATCGATGACCATCGGGACCCGATGGTAGTTGATCCGCGCCTGATTGCCCTCCATGGCATTGGTGGCTGCCACCTTTGCGTCGTGCAGGGCGCCATTGGCGGTCATGGGACCCGCCTTCACGTCGCCTACTGCATAGATTCCTGGGACGTTGGTTTCCAAATATTCGTTGGTGACCACAAATCCCGTAGGGGTGGTTTCGACCCCAATGGCGGCTAAGCCCAGGCCTTCGGTATGGGGACGTCGTCCGATAGCCACCAGGACCCGCTCATAGTGCCCGTCGCTGCCATCGGTAAACACGACGTGCACGCCGCGGGCGGAGTCTCTCTCCACACGATGGATAGTGATGCCCTTGCGGACGGCAACTCCCATGCGCCGGAACTTCGCCTCCAATAGATTGCTGGCCCGCTCCGGGATACCGGGCTTGTTCAGAATCCGGGATGCGAGGTCTACCAGGGTTACCTGGCATCCGAACTGATGCAGCACGAAGCTCAGTTCAACCCCCACGGGGCCCGCACCCAGGCATAGCAGCGAAGCAGGCGGATCGTCCGGGTTGTCCATGAGTTCACGGGAACTCAGCACCCGCTGCCCATCAACAGGCAGCAGGGGATGAGGCAGAGGTTCAGCGCCGGTTGCGAGGATGACCCGTCGGGTATGCAGCGTGATCTCTGCTGTTCGCGGTCCCGGGGGCTGTACGGCTACGGACTGCGGGCTCAGCAACCGGGCGCTGCCACGGTAGAAGTCGATCTTCAGGCGCTGCAGCCACGTCGGAAACTGATCGCGGAAACTCCCGATGACCTCGTCCTTGTGTGCCACCGCGGCACGGAAATCTCCGTGCAAGTCCCCGGTCAGGCCACGTCCGCGCAGACCACCAACGTCTTCCAGCAGTGCCGCCAGATGAACCAGCGTTTTTTTTGGTATGCAGCCGTGATTCAGGCAGTTGCCGCCTGGCAAGCTACGTTCGACCAATGCGACCTGGGCGCCAAGTTGGGCGGCGACCAAGGCGGACTTGTAGCCGCCTGGCCCGCTGCCGACTACGACGAGGTCATAGTCCATGGCGTCTTTATGAGTCCTGCGGTTTGGGGTTGGAGCCGCGAGTGTCTGATGGCGCCGATATCTCGTGGGGTGCCCGATAGTCCGGGTCATTGGGATTCATAAAGATGAACTGAAACGACCCCGGTTCGAGTTCAACGAAATCCACTACCAGTCCACTCAACAACTCCAGACTGACTGGCGATAGCACAACGTCGATGCCCTCGGACTGGAACCTCAAGTCCTCATCCTTGTCGCCGTCATCGAAGCCCATACCATAATGCAGGCTACCGTCTGAATTGTGTTTGACGGCGATTCGTAGCGGCATACCCTCCATATGGCCCTGCTTCG
The Chromatiales bacterium 21-64-14 genome window above contains:
- a CDS encoding iron-sulfur cluster assembly accessory protein, whose product is MITITADAAKQIRLSAKQGHMEGMPLRIAVKHNSDGSLHYGMGFDDGDKDEDLRFQSEGIDVVLSPVSLELLSGLVVDFVELEPGSFQFIFMNPNDPDYRAPHEISAPSDTRGSNPKPQDS